In the genome of Acanthopagrus latus isolate v.2019 chromosome 4, fAcaLat1.1, whole genome shotgun sequence, the window TCTTCTTGGGAAAGTCTTCACCACCTAGGCCTTCCATGAGGCCATCCTCTGTTTTAATACACTTTGCATTCCCTTTAACTCTGTTCTGGACACCTGAGGGGTCATACACCTGCCCGGCTAAGTGATAGTCATTCTCAGagctccctccatctccatttGTGTCTAGCTCAGAGGTGCTGTTATGGTGAACAGACTGACCCTGACAATCTGTAGCCATATGAGCTCCATTTAGAGTCATAGTCATGGTATGGGAGTTAGTGTTGGTGATAATTTGATGTTGTGCTGAAGAGAAACTGGGTGACATGTGCCTTATATCCACAGTCTGGAAGTGACCTTTAGAATCAACTGGGCTCGCCATCACTGCCATTTCAGCCTCAGCAGAGGATGTAGCTTTGACAAAGTCTTGTGGCGTGACGCCACAGGCTGCTACAGTGGCAGCCAGGATGTCATCaacatttgacaaaatatttctgtCATCTGCAAGTAACATGGAGTCAGGGAAGCAAATGGAGTTGAGAGCAAAGTGGTTCTTGGCATCATTTGTTGGCTGACTTGCCGACGGGCTGTAGTGGTGTTTAGAAGAATCAGAGCACCCTGAGCTCTGTTCAGACACTACTGTGCCCTGCTGACTCTGGTTTTCTGTGACACTGGGACCCAGCAGTTCTCGATTCATGTGAAGATACTGCACATGAACAGGGCCCAGATCTTGAACTGGCTGGATACCTTGTACCGATACCACCTTTGATGCGTTTTGACCATGGTGGACAAGGGGCTGCTGGAGCAGAATCATCTGGTTATGATCAAGAAGAACCTGAGTGCTAGGGACGGTGATAAATTGGGGGTGGGCTGACGGGGTCTGGCTCTGGGACTGACTATGATTCTGGTGGTTTTGTTGATGTGGCTCAGGAGATTTGAGTTGGAGAGCGTGTTGCTTGAGCTGTTCTGAGCTGAGGGGTCCGTGTGAAGATATAATACTGGAGTTTTGGGTTTTCATGTTGACAGTTTCCTGACCATTGGTACCACTTAGATGAATGTGCTGTTGACTCAGAGCACCCATCCTTTCGGCCTTTCCCTGTGTTGCGTTTGCATGACCCAGTCCCATGAGGTGGTCATCAGAACGTGAATTGCTTCGAATGacgctttgtgttttgttatgatCGTCCATTTTTGAAACAACATAGATGACATTGTTGTGAGCGGACATGCTGTTAGCTGCAGCAGAAGCCTCCATAGATGCCTGCTGAAGAGCATCAATGTCCTGGATAGGAAGCTCTTCAAGTTTCTGTTTGCCATATGTTGGCTTTATGTCCTGTACTGAGGATCTGATGTTATTCTGTAAGGCTTGAGCAGTTGAAGAGTAGGTTGGCAAAGGTGCAGACAAAACATATTTATGGggctgtgtctgctgctgggacagtgtgtcatgtgttttaGCTCCCAGTGAGGCCTGCATCAAAGAGTAGTCCTGTGTAGAATTTGATGAGGACAGACTCCGCACACATGTGGGTGAGTAAGATGAGTTAAGGGACTGGTTAAGAGATTGTCCTGTGGCATAGCTCTGAGACCGAGTCACCAAAGCCTGCCCCTGTGACTGAGATGTAAAAGTCACATCTGAGGCACCCTGAGTGTGGGATGTGGGGTAGCTCTCAGAGAGATTCCCCTGACACAAGCCCTGGACCTGGGCTCCATACTGGATGTCCTGCTCCTGGCTTAGCCCAGGACTGGAAGAGTAAACAAGAGCCTGACTTACAGATGCCACATTGTCAGACTGGCTGGAGAGGGAAGGCAAAGTCTTGTAAAGGGGTGAGAGTTTGTCTGAGGTGGAATGAGTGGGTTGTGACTGGGTGTGGGGGGTGATGTAGGGTTGAGACAGACTACTCGACATCAGGTTTGATAGCTGGGCTGACTGCTGATTAGCAATCACTGAGTTCTGCTTCTGTCCAGGGGGGGAATAATGCTCAGGAGAGCTTCTTGTATGGTTCTGAGAGTGCTCGTGACGCTCTTCAGCTAGTTTGGAAGGGCAGTCTTTAGACTTCTGCAAAGTACTGGACGAATAAGCTTGAGTTACAGAGTCAGTTTTGGGTTGTGGAGCACGATTGACCCCTTGAGAGGAATCTACTCCTGTGGAAGGGCTGCAGGACACTGGAGTCTGACGGGATGGGTCCTGCTGGTAGGACACATCCACTTCACTGCCAGAGCCAAAGTACCCCTGTAAGGAGTGCTCTGAATTAGGCAATTGCTCGGAGGCCACATGGCTGCTGGAAGGCCTCTGGTGGTGTTTGATCACACTACATTCACGCTGAAGAGCTCTTTCAATTGAGCCCGAGAAAACCGTGGCCCCATAGGGTTGAGGTGCACCATGAGGGGTTGGCAGGGTAGAAGGCAGCAAGCTGAACTGGGGTTGCAGAAGGTGTGGGGCTGACTCCTGGGCTGAGCGGTACGTGGAGGACTGGACAGGCAAAGTCGAGCCCAAAGAGGGGGCAGAGAGATGGTTGAAAGCCAGTGCAGTGGGGAGCACTGTCTGGCCTGGTTTTAAATGGAGAAGGGGGTCATGGTGAGAAAAGAGGCCGTTGGTGGAAGTGCTGAAGGCAGGATCCTGGAGAGCCAAGGAAGGGTTGGTAGCGTAACTCCTGGAAGGGTAGGCACCAGCGTGCTGATAGGACGacaaagcagcaggagaggggaaagTGGCAGTTGAAGGTAGGGCACCGGTCAAATACAGTTCAGTGGTGGATGAATTGGTACCTGTGTTGAATACAAGAGACAATATAAGGACAGGAAAATTGAAATCATATTATCCGAGCATATACACAATAGTTGtgataaacaaagaaacatcagtAAGCAACTACATTTTGTTAATCTCTGTAAATTCAGTAAAGTTTTTGTCCAGGTGTTTAAGGGCCAAAGTTCCATGTTTCAGCCCTGTCTGCATTGATTATATTATGCAGTATCAGTATCAATACAAAATGTGCTAATGCCAATTGCTTCAATAGTTCagaatatttacatattttatctttttatcagATCACATAATGCAGATTTTCTTTAATTGTCACCAAGATCTACAGGTAACTTGAGGttatttaaatcttttgttGTATCTGTCCATCCTTTAATACAGGTTAATGTGTAACGTTACCTAGTTTGATACACAATATCATTCTGGACTTTGAAGTGTAGATTCATTGATTAGATCATGATTAGATCCTTGGTGAGGCTTCATCAGTGAATATATTTCACCATACCATGtataaattaaattattcaGGTTAGGTTGAGTAAAAATTAAAGGCCTACACACACGGTACAATGGGATTATCTGGCAAAACTGCAGTAAGTAATGTGTAATTAAACCAGTGAATGAGGCTGTTTGTTCTCACCAGCAGGCCATGATGGGGGTCTGAAAGGAGGAAGCAGTGAGGCACTAACAGGACCAGCCTGAAGGCTTCTAGACTCCATGGCTGACAGGAAGCTCATGATTGAGTTCTCAGAAGTATTACTGCTTGAGTCAAGTGCTGTTGACAGGAACAAGGGGAAAAGAGGGATAACAACAGAAATTGGCACTGAGTAAATACAATCTGTCTGATGTGCCAAGTAAATAAGAGCCTTAAAAGGGTTACCAATAGTTCACCCAAACTGCAAAAATCTTGTATTGGTCAAGCTGTAGTAACTACTCATGCAGACAATTGTGTTCTGTGACATCTGCTTCTGTGATTTATGCCTCCATCCTAATACAATAAAAAGTGGAAtgaatttagtttgtttcaaatatttcaaacaacagGCCTAAAAAATAGAAGTGAGGAACTAGTTTCTACTGAAGAAACTGCCTCAATTATCACTCAGCTACAGCAAGGCCCATGTGCTGTCCGgctaaattacttttttttttttaaatatagtttTGTGTACCACAAATGAAATTACATATAAATCCACCATTTTGATTGGTTGCATATGAGACATTGGGGTGTAGGTTGTCAAGGTAGGCTTATTGAAATCTGGGTGAACTGGCCCTCCTGTGTGTATTGTATTAATaactcacctgctgcagcaggaaggtgTGATGTAGTGTAGGTGGGGAGCTGGTGGGTGGATGTGTAGCCTTGCCGCTGGAGGAGCTCTGCATCAAGGTGTGCTGCACCATAACTGGAACtgcatcaacaaacaaaaacacgagAGCTCTCATCTCCACAACAGCAGTGACGCACGCGACTATGTACGACCCAAATCCGTGACCTCACTTGACACACAGCATGCTTGTTGTTATGTATTAACTCTGTAAAGTCTTGGCTGTTTACTGAGTAACACACTAGCTACAAAGAGTTCATAATGAGAATCAACCACACACTCTATATGTGTCCAGTGTATATACAAACAGATTAACTAAAACATAAAATTTAAGTTATATTCATCTGAGTGGGAATAACCAGCAGCTTGAGTTCATAATTCTTACTTGTAAAAAATCTGAATGGCTGTTCACACTGTCAAAGTCAAGTGTAATCAAGTTAGCCTGAGCCAATTAGGGAGAAAAGTTGAATCTCTGACATATATCTTTGTCTCTCCAGGGAGAAAATTCAtaggaaacagaaaataaattctGAGGTAATCAGATGCAGCCAGCTCGAGCCAGTGCGTTCTCTTTTTTGCCAGAAGGTAAACATCTGTGGAAGAGTGAGGTGAAGAAGAGTCATCCGCCTCTTTTTCTGGTCCCTTCAACAGCCTCATACACaagccaaaaatgttttattatgcaAGTCTTCTCTGCTATTTGACTATTAATTTTCAACAATAAATAACTAAGCTTAATATATAGTCACTGCTGCACAGATTTCTGCAAGGGTTTTTGTTGACAGTGCTGGAGAGACGTTAATTAAACTGCATGTTTGTAATTAAGGTCACAGTTAGTGGTGCTATTGTGCTGGACTGCATTatagtgaaatgtgtttttaatattttttcctccccttGTGTTTATAAATTGGGCGGGcttaacaacataaaaacatgtcataaTATAATGCAGGCCAGTGCAACACCACTTCAAACTACAACctaaataataaacatgtagTTAAATCATTACCTCTTTGACATCCTCGATCTAAACTGAACATTAGCATCTTCGTAATAAGTAGAATTGTAGGCCAGATTTTTACAGGTGCACCTACTAAAGTGGCCACCGATCATTTCATGGTTGATCTATTATGCAATTATAGCAAAAGCAAGTGCCAATCCATCAGTCTATTTTTAGTCAGTCAACAGCCACAAACCAAAGCTATTTGGGTCATTCTGATATGACACAAGGGAACCGAGTTAATCTCAGCATTTTCTAACCTGTATAAGGTATATTTTACTTCAATTTACTATCAATCACAGACATATCTAAATTGTTGAACGCTTTGATTCTCTCCTTAACCTCATTTTATGGATCATCCTATTAATCATTGCTTACAAAGGAAGCACACTGGGCACTACATGACTTCTCTATGGCAGAAACTACAACTTTGTCATGAAGTATGGTACCTTTTTGTTAGCATATTAGGTAGTAAGACATGATCTTACAGTCTTGAGCTACTGTGTTTTCCAACTTTGATAGGTTACAACTACTTTGTGCTACTACataaaatacaaagtaaacCGTACCTACTACTCTCCAAactcaaataaagacaaatatgcAGCCTCGGACACGTCGCCCCATAACTCTTAGGTAACAACACCAATAGCTAACTTATGCACCACTTAT includes:
- the qser1 gene encoding glutamine and serine-rich protein 1; its protein translation is MMDRNYPTSSFADALAPPAQTVASWAYDRSTASVKPSSSYGAAHLDAELLQRQGYTSTHQLPTYTTSHLPAAAALDSSSNTSENSIMSFLSAMESRSLQAGPVSASLLPPFRPPSWPAGTNSSTTELYLTGALPSTATFPSPAALSSYQHAGAYPSRSYATNPSLALQDPAFSTSTNGLFSHHDPLLHLKPGQTVLPTALAFNHLSAPSLGSTLPVQSSTYRSAQESAPHLLQPQFSLLPSTLPTPHGAPQPYGATVFSGSIERALQRECSVIKHHQRPSSSHVASEQLPNSEHSLQGYFGSGSEVDVSYQQDPSRQTPVSCSPSTGVDSSQGVNRAPQPKTDSVTQAYSSSTLQKSKDCPSKLAEERHEHSQNHTRSSPEHYSPPGQKQNSVIANQQSAQLSNLMSSSLSQPYITPHTQSQPTHSTSDKLSPLYKTLPSLSSQSDNVASVSQALVYSSSPGLSQEQDIQYGAQVQGLCQGNLSESYPTSHTQGASDVTFTSQSQGQALVTRSQSYATGQSLNQSLNSSYSPTCVRSLSSSNSTQDYSLMQASLGAKTHDTLSQQQTQPHKYVLSAPLPTYSSTAQALQNNIRSSVQDIKPTYGKQKLEELPIQDIDALQQASMEASAAANSMSAHNNVIYVVSKMDDHNKTQSVIRSNSRSDDHLMGLGHANATQGKAERMGALSQQHIHLSGTNGQETVNMKTQNSSIISSHGPLSSEQLKQHALQLKSPEPHQQNHQNHSQSQSQTPSAHPQFITVPSTQVLLDHNQMILLQQPLVHHGQNASKVVSVQGIQPVQDLGPVHVQYLHMNRELLGPSVTENQSQQGTVVSEQSSGCSDSSKHHYSPSASQPTNDAKNHFALNSICFPDSMLLADDRNILSNVDDILAATVAACGVTPQDFVKATSSAEAEMAVMASPVDSKGHFQTVDIRHMSPSFSSAQHQIITNTNSHTMTMTLNGAHMATDCQGQSVHHNSTSELDTNGDGGSSENDYHLAGQVYDPSGVQNRVKGNAKCIKTEDGLMEGLGGEDFPKKKARSKSLTKPGGPEEDSGQARPAKRTVQTKRQNSRGSDVSSPSSLQSVYDGCPQQERIRQKIREVEEKQPEVKTGFIGSFLDFIKSGPKQQYSPSPTRTISRPRKPCTVSKPLPCALPALPPKLQTLPGPLIPQESPVVSTQQKRLDEDLQKNLETLPSFSSDEEENTGKNQALRNSISSALSALDESSDRKSRTDNQMPVSMMKPDQVPTMPRIVTEACLAQDVSPMLTKNAAIGGTVFAAKEGTKATPPGELAVRLVSVAIEGLTDEELSDSGGEGMYRERDEFVVRNEDIETLKVTMRTGSEPPAIWKVQKALLQKFVPELRDGKRVFSATNSYLGYFGDAKAMYQRVYVKFLDTVNKREYVRVCSRKPRCKPMNSLRGVQVKTLLGLTATPPSVSQSQKPRPKQPKPRAEPPPKKRRKWKEEFSPTASGSSAEDDELNPPVPFASRLLNTRTMKETFKSFVELLISIALDEDVMIALERANDELLLPHMKRVDGMITDNRKRLLHKLHIGQVLKTALDNFPEISVVTELKKDGETPAFKVRLSGKAYNKKTMKPYKMPNKVPQEYTVDQQRTQWFSLYHSLQHYKYHTYLMCKDEIASLRVQAGDLGQEETVQKCLQNGAWVEGLFDRFGELINQVQQACR